From the genome of Methylocystis echinoides:
AATCAATGCGGTTTTGCCGACCATCGCTTGAGTAAGTCGCAGGTAACATCAAACAACGGCTAGCAAGGGCGTAGGAAGAACTCCACGCCCTGCCATACACCTTATTCCTGAATTTTACGCCCGTAGGTCTGGTAGTCGTAATACCGCTCATACTCCCGGTCAAACCTTTGACGTTCCATCTTCTCCGAAGCCTGACACGACTCGCAATCGTCATAGAGGCCAGAGCTACGGTAAGGAGTAGGAGCGCGTGGTTCCGACGTGCCGAACACAGGTTCTGCCATTGCCGGGAACGAGGCCAACATCACTACTGCTACTGTGGCGGCTTTGAACTTCTTCATGGATAGATTTCCTTATTTATCAATGCTTGAAGTAAGCAAGGAGTGATCAAGACCACGCCCTGCCAGCCTCACGTCATTACCTACTGAACGCCCACGCGACTAAACCCTTCTGATAAACCCTCTGCCCTGCATCGTTATAAGCAGGCAACAGGTCTAACTCCCGCTCCCGTTCCTGCATCCACGGCTCAAGGTCAGCAGCCTGTATCTCAATCTCATCGGCATACTGAGGTTCATAAGCCTTCACGTATTCTTCAACAGTCAGATACCCGTTCGCCACTTGTAGTAACCTTCTTAGTTTCTTGGTGAGATTGAACAGAGATACGCAATACTGACGATCTGCTTGGTAGGCGTTAGTGCAAGTATTACATCTGGCTTAGCTTCTTAGCCACATCCTCGGCCTTAAGGTGAGTGTATCGGAATAACATCCTTACATCTTTATGGCCGCTTATCAGCCTTACCTCTGGAACTGATAGACCAACCTCGAAGAACCTACTTATGGCTTCGTGCCTTAGATCGTGGAAGCGGAGGTCTTCTATTCCCGCTCTACGCTTCATTCGTTCCCACGCAAGCCTGAGGGCGTTCGCAGACAGCGGGAAGACGTGGGCAGGGGTATCTCTCTCAACCCTCATTCCCCGCAGGTCAGTAAGGACGCTGATTGCGAGGGAAGACAAGGGGACTGCTCTAGCTTCACCGTTCTTGGTCATAGGCAGGAACGCCACTCGGTTCGTCAAATCGACGTTGACCCAAGTGAGCGAGAGAAGCTCCCCACGGCGCATCCCTGTAGCGATGGCGAACGTGATGGCGTGTTTGACGTAAGGGTTTCGAGTGGCTTGTAGACCCTCGGCAATCTTGCGAGCGTCCTCATCCGTCAAACGCCTGTCTCTAGCTCTACCTGATGAGGGCTTGGCGATTCCTGCGACAGGGTTCTTGTTCAGAAGGGACGCAATGCCCCACTCGGAGGCTGCAATGTGCAGGCAATGTTGGAGGATGGCCAACTCACGCCTGACCGAGGAACCCTTCACTTTCGCAAGCCTGTCGTCCCTGTAGGCGGCGACCTGAACAGGGGTCAGCTTATCAATTACGAGCGACGCTATCCGATGAGACTTGAGCGTCCTCAGCATATATCGTTCGGCTGAGTGGCCTCGCTTATTGGGCGTTACCTCCCGCTCGTATCTGTCTAGCAGGTCGAACAGGGTGAGCTTGGCTATGCTAGTCTCACGCTTAGGCTGGCATTGCAATGCGACTTCGGTTCGCTTTGCCCATGCCTCAGCATCGCTCTTGCGGTCAAATGATCGGCTGATAGGAGCCTGATCTTTGAGCCTGACCTGAGCCTGCCACTTATCTCCCCGCTTCCTGAACGTAGCCATAGCCTTCACTCGCTTGCTGTGACAAGCGGTGTGATAGATTGGTTTTCAGGGAGGAGACGGGTTGCTTAACCCGTTGTTTTGATTGGTGGAGCCAGACGGAATCGAACCGACGACCTCTTCAATGCCATTGAAGCGCTCTCCCAACTGAGCTATGGCCCCAGCTTTGTTACGGGCCTCTTGGGGGGAGGCTTCGGCCGACGCGCGGCGTCGACGGGCGCTGTATAGTTCAGCCGGGCGCGCCCTGCAAGCCCGCCTGGAAATTTTATGCATCCGCCCGCGCGGGCGTCACGCTGCGACCGCCGTCACGCGGTTTCTGCCGGCGGTTTTCGAGGCGTAGAGCGCCTTGTCCGAGCGGCGCAGAAGGGCGTCGGCGTTGGCGTCGGCGCCACGCTCGGCGAGGCCGATCGAGGTCGTGATTGCAATCGTCCGGCTGCCCTTGGGGTCGATGGGGAAGGGCTCGCTTTCAACGGCCGCGCGCACGCGCTCGGCCACCCGTTCGGCCATGGCCAGCGGCGTATCGGGCATGACGACCACGAATTCCTCGCCGCCCAGCCGGCAGACGAGATCGGCGCCGCGCAGGACGCGCTTGATGCGCCGGGCGAAGACCTTGAGCACCTCGTCGCCGGCGTCGTGGCCATGGGTGTCGTTCACCGACTTGAAATGGTCGATGTCGAGGATCATCAGCGACAGCGGCCGGCCCTTGTGCGCGGCCTTGTCGAGAGCCTGCGCGAGATGCGTCTCCAGGAAGCGCCTGTTGTTGAGCCCGGTCAACGCGTCGACCACCGCGAGCTCAATCGCCGCCTGGACGTTCTCGCGCAGCGAATCGGCGTAGCGCTTGCGACGCAGCTGCGTGCGCACGCGGGCCAGCAGTTCGTTGCGGTCGATGGGCCGCACGATGTAGTCGTTGACGCCAAGGTCGAGCCCGCGCAGGATGCGCGGCCGGTCTTCGGCCTCGGCGAGCAGCAGGATCGGGATCGCTCGGGTGCGTTCGAGCGAGCGCAACTGGCTGCATAGACGCAAAGAATCGAAATCGGCGAGATTCAGGCTGACGACGACGAGTTCGTAAGTGTTTTCCGCCGCCCGGAACAGCGCCTCCTGGGGCTGCGCCTCGATGTCCACGTCATGATAGTCGCGCAGCGTGGCGGTGATTCGGTCGGCCGAGCTTGCGCGGTCTTCGACGAGCAGGATGCGGCTGCGCGCGCCGTCGTTGGGCTCGCGCGAGGCGAGACCGAGATTGGCCGAGGTGCTGGCGCGGGCCCGCAATTCGTCGAGCATGATCTTCAGGCGCGTCAGCGATCGAACGCGGGCGATCAGCGCGAGTTCATCCACCGGCTTGGTGAGGAAGTCGTCGGCGCCGCATTGCAGGCCGCGGACGCGGTCGGCCGGCTGATCCAGCGCCGTCACCATCACGACGGGGAGATGCATTGTGGCAGGGTCCGCCTTGAGCCGCGTGCAGACCTCGAAACCGTCCATGCCCGGCATCATGACGTCGAGCAGCACGATATCGCAGGCGCCGCTGCGGCAGAGCTCAAGGGCCTGCGGGCCGTTGGTGGCGGAGACGACGTCAAAATATTCAGCCGTCAGGCGGACTTCGAGCAGTTTGACGTTGGGCAGGAGATCATCGACGATGAGGACGCGGGCGGTCATCTGCGCTTCCTAGGCCTTTTCCGCGAGGAAGGAATTCACGGTCTCCAGAAACTTCGCGACAGAGATGGGCTTGGACAGATAGGCTTCGCAGCCGCCCTGACGGATCTTCTCTTCGTCGCCCTTCATGGCGAAGGCGGTGACGGCGATGATCGGGATGTCGCGCAACTCTTCGTCGTCTTTCAGCCATCGCGTCAC
Proteins encoded in this window:
- a CDS encoding site-specific integrase, translating into MATFRKRGDKWQAQVRLKDQAPISRSFDRKSDAEAWAKRTEVALQCQPKRETSIAKLTLFDLLDRYEREVTPNKRGHSAERYMLRTLKSHRIASLVIDKLTPVQVAAYRDDRLAKVKGSSVRRELAILQHCLHIAASEWGIASLLNKNPVAGIAKPSSGRARDRRLTDEDARKIAEGLQATRNPYVKHAITFAIATGMRRGELLSLTWVNVDLTNRVAFLPMTKNGEARAVPLSSLAISVLTDLRGMRVERDTPAHVFPLSANALRLAWERMKRRAGIEDLRFHDLRHEAISRFFEVGLSVPEVRLISGHKDVRMLFRYTHLKAEDVAKKLSQM
- a CDS encoding PleD family two-component system response regulator produces the protein MTARVLIVDDLLPNVKLLEVRLTAEYFDVVSATNGPQALELCRSGACDIVLLDVMMPGMDGFEVCTRLKADPATMHLPVVMVTALDQPADRVRGLQCGADDFLTKPVDELALIARVRSLTRLKIMLDELRARASTSANLGLASREPNDGARSRILLVEDRASSADRITATLRDYHDVDIEAQPQEALFRAAENTYELVVVSLNLADFDSLRLCSQLRSLERTRAIPILLLAEAEDRPRILRGLDLGVNDYIVRPIDRNELLARVRTQLRRKRYADSLRENVQAAIELAVVDALTGLNNRRFLETHLAQALDKAAHKGRPLSLMILDIDHFKSVNDTHGHDAGDEVLKVFARRIKRVLRGADLVCRLGGEEFVVVMPDTPLAMAERVAERVRAAVESEPFPIDPKGSRTIAITTSIGLAERGADANADALLRRSDKALYASKTAGRNRVTAVAA
- a CDS encoding response regulator; protein product: MKKTVLIVEDNELNMKLFNDLLEANGYATLRTKSGVEAVALAREHRPDLILMDIQLPEVSGLEVTRWLKDDEELRDIPIIAVTAFAMKGDEEKIRQGGCEAYLSKPISVAKFLETVNSFLAEKA